In Penicillium oxalicum strain HP7-1 chromosome I, whole genome shotgun sequence, a single window of DNA contains:
- a CDS encoding Hydrolase produces the protein MATFLKKPLKLALVQLASGADKSINLSHARSKVLEAAQAGARLIVLPECFNSPYGTQYFPKYAETLHPSPPSKEQSPSFHALSAIAAEANAYVIGGSIPELEPESKKYYNTSLVFSPSGSLIGTHRKTHLFDIDIPGKIRFKESEVLSPGNSLTIIDLPEYGKIGLAICYDIRFPESAMIAARKGAFLLVYPGAFNTTTGPLHWSLLGRARAVDNQTYVALCSPSRDLDASYHAYGHSLIADPSAGVLAEADEKETIIYADLDNDTIVNTRKSIPIYTQRRFDVYPDVSGESTK, from the exons ATGGCAACTTTCCTCAAAAAGCCTCTCAAGTTAGCGCTGGTCCAGCTGGCATCAG GTGCGGACAAGTCCATCAATTTGTCCCATGCACGAAGCAAGGTTCTCGAGGCCGCTCAAGCGGGCGCACGTTTGATCGTTCTCCCCGAATGCTTCAACTCACCCTACGGCACGCAATACTTTCCCAAATACGCAGAGACTCTCCATCCCTCCCCACCATCCAAAGAGCAATCTCCCTCCTTCCATGCCTTGTCAGCTATCGCCGCCGAGGCAAATGCCTATGTGATCGGTGGTAGTATCCCCGAATTGGAGCCAGAGTCCAAGAAGTACTACAACACGTCTTTGGTCTTCTCCCCGTCGGGATCTCTTATCGGCACTCATCGCAAGACGCATCTCTTCGACATCGATATCCCGGGAAAGATCAGGTTCAAAGAGAGTGAGGTCCTGTCGCCTGGGAACTCATTGACAATCATCGACTTGCCCGAGTACGGCAAGATCGGGTTGGCCATCTGTTACGATATTCGGTTCCCGGAGTCTGCCATGATCGCCGCGCGCAAAGGCGCTTTTCTGCTGGTTTATCCTGGCGCCTTCAACACCACCACGGGACCGCTACATTGGTCTCTGTTGGGCCGAGCTCGGGCCGTGGATAACCAGACATATGTGGCCCTGTGCAGCCCTTCCCGGGATCTCGACGCAAGCTACCATGCGTATGGACACAGTTTGATTGCCGACCCTAGTGCAGGCGTCTTGGCTGAAGCCGACGAGAAGGAGACGATCATCTATGCCGATTTGGACAACGATACCATTGTGAACACCCGAAAGAGCATTCCCATTTACACCCAGCGACGATTTGATGTATACCCCGATGTGAGCGGCGAAAGCACAAAATAG
- a CDS encoding 60S ribosomal protein L31, whose translation MSSANTGKKTRSAISDVVSREYTINLHKRCHGVSFKKRAPRAIKEIRAFAEQAMGTKDVRVDPALNKKVWEAGIKGVPFRLRIRISRKRNDEEGAKERLYSHVQAVNVKSAKGLHTATVDDA comes from the exons ATGTCCTCCGCAAACACCGGCAAGAAGACCCGCTCGGCTATCTCCGACGTGGTGTCGCGCGAGTACACCATCAACCTCCACAAGCGG TGCCACGGTGTCAGCTTCAAGAAGCGTGCTCCCCGTGCTATCAAGGAGATCCGTGCTTTCGCCGAGCAGGCCATG GGCACCAAGGATGTCCGTGTTGACCCCGCCCTGAACAAGAAGGTCTGGGAGGCTGGTATCAAGGGTGTTCCCTTCCGTCTCCGTATCCGCATCTCCCGCAAGCGTAACGACGAGGAGGGTGCCAAGGAGCGTCTCTACTCCCACGTTCAGGCCGTCAACGTCAAGAGCGCCAAGGGTCTCCACACCGCTACCGTCGATGACGCGTAA
- a CDS encoding Glucan 1,3-beta-glucosidase, whose amino-acid sequence MRFAQLLSCLSVAIGVQAQILDLPQVDALVEEALKPFAHYKHYHGPKNESKAHQHGSLQAMKQSADASYWLANIAHQGRAAFNSNPSGYKVFRNVKDYGAVGDGVTDDTAAINRAISDGGRFGPGSRVTSTTTPAVVYFPAGTYLISTSIIDYYFTQLIGNPNSLPVLKATPGFVGLGLIDGDQYQSDGAQGWGSTNVFFRQIRNLKLDLTSIPASSAATGIHWPTAQATSIQNVVIAMSSAAGTQHQGIFIENGSGGFMNDITITGGLYGANVGNQQFTMRNMVISDAVTAISQIWDWGWTYQGLTVTNCTTALSMSNGGAGNQLVGSVNVIDSTIEDCRTFVDTAWQSSTYSTGSLILENIALRNVPVAVKGVSGTVLAGSNGATTIGAWGQGHKYTPNGPVNFQGAITPAARPSALLASGSSRYYTKSKPQYESLPVSSFLSVRSFGATGNGATDDTAAIQSAIRQAASSGKVLYFDQGTYKVTGTIYVPAGSRMVGEAYPVIMATGGKFSSITTPVPVMQIGKPGESGSIEWSDMIVSTQGSAPGAVLIQWNLAAATGSGMWDVHTRVGGFTGSQQQAVQCPTSAAVSASCEVAYMSMHITSGASGAYLENVWLWTADHDLDDGANTQISVYTGRGLLVEGKNIWLIGTGVEHHSLYQYQFSGANSIMAGFIQTETPYYQPIPDAAHSPYPTNSALHDPTFTNCLGGNCNALGLRVLNSQSVNIYGAGLYSFFNHYSTACSTFPVPENCQSEIFSIEGTTKNLVVYSLNTVGTTNMIVRDNNVLAVVSDNLATFAATIAYFTF is encoded by the exons ATGCGCTTCGCACAGTTGCTGTCGTGCCTCTCGGTGGCGATTGGAGTCCAGGCCCAGATCTTGGACCTTCCACAAGTGGATGCCTTGGTCGAGGAGGCGCTGAAGCCTTTCGCGCACTATAAACATTATCATGGTCCTAAGAACGAGTCCAAGGCCCATCAGCATGGGAGTCTTCAGGCTATGAAGCAGTCAGCAGATGCGTCATACTGGTTAGCCAACATCGCTCACCAAGGCCGAGCCGCCTTCAACTCAAATCCTTCGGGCTACAAGGTCTTTCGCAACGTGAAGGACTACGGTGCTGTCG GTGACGGCGTGACCGATGATACGGCAGCCATCAATCGGGCTATCAGTGATGGTGGTCGCTTCGGTCCCGGGAGTCGCGTCACGAGCACGACCACCCCGGCTGTGGTCTACTTCCCCGCTGGAACGTATCTCATCTCAACCTCAATCATTGACTACTACTTCACCCAGCTGATCGGCAACCCGAACTCCCTTCCAGTTCTCAAGGCCACCCCTGGATTTGTGGGCCTCGGTCTGATCGATGGGGACCAGTACCAGAGCGATGGGGCACAGGGCTGGGGGTCGACCAACGTGTTCTTCCGACAGATCCGCAATCTGAAGCTGGACCTGACCTCCATCCCTGCAAGCTCCGCCGCCACTGGTATTCATTGGCCTACTGCACAGGCGACCAGTATCCAGAATGTCGTGATTGCGATGAGCTCTGCGGCCGGCACCCAACACCAAGGAATCTTTATTGAAAACG GTTCCGGAGGATTCATGAATGACATCACGATTACTGGTGGCTTATACGGCGCCAACGTGGGTAATCAGCAATTCACCATGCGCAACATGGTCATTTCTGACGCGGTGACTGCAATCTCTCAAATCTGGGACTGGGGCTGGACCTATCAGGGTCTGACCGTCACCAATTGTACTACCGCCCTTTCTATGAGCAATGGCGGCGCAGGAAACCAACTGGTTGGCTCCGTCAATGTCATTGACAGCACGATCGAGGACTGTCGGACCTTTGTTGACACTGCTTGGCAAAGCTCGACTTACTCAACCGGTAGCCTCATCCTCGAGAACATCGCACTGAGAAATGTCCCCGTCGCCGTGAAGGGTGTTAGCGGCACGGTTCTGGCAGGATCAAATGGCGCGACGACCATTGGTGCCTGGGGTCAGGGCCACAAGTATACCCCCAATGGCCCTGTGAACTTCCAGGGTGCCATTACTCCCGCGGCCCGTCCTAGTGCGCTTCTCGCCAGTGGCTCATCTCGTTACTATACCAAGAGCAAGCCTCAATACGAGAGTCTGCCAgtatcttcttttttgagcGTCCGCAGTTTCGGGGCAACGGGCAACGGTGCCACTGATGATACTGCTGCCATCCAGTCCGCCATCCGCCAGGCAGCTTCCTCTGGTAAAGTGCTGTACTTTGATCAAGGCACCTACAAAGTTACAGGAACTATCTACGTGCCGGCCGGCTCGCGCATGGTTGGTGAGGCTTACCCGGTGATCATGGCCACTGGAGGCAAGTTCTCGAGCATTACCACGCCCGTGCCGGTCATGCAAATCGGAAAGCCTGGTGAGTCAGGATCAATCGAATGGTCTGATATGATTGTCAGTACCCAAGGCTCAGCACCGGGTGCTGTCCTCATTCAGTGGAACCTGGCTGCGGCAACTGGGTCTGGTATGTGGGACGTCCACACCAGAGTTGGAGGCTTCACTGGCTCCCAGCAGCAGGCTGTTCAGTGCCCCACCTCCGCGGCAGTGAGCGCGAGCTGTGAGGTTGCGTACATGTCCATGCATATCACCAGCGGTGCCAGTGGCGCATACCTGGAGAATGTGTGGCTGTGGACCGCCGACCATGATCTCGATGATGGCGCCAACACGCAGATCTCCGTGTACACTGGTCGCGGTCTTTTGGTCGAGGGCAAGAACATTTGGCT CATCGGAACTGGCGTAGAGCATCATTCCTTGTACCAGTATCAGTTCTCGGGTGCCAACTCAATCATGGCAGGATTCATCCAGACCGAAACCCC TTACTATCAACCTATTCCAGACGCAGCCCACAGCCCCTATCCCACCAACTCTGCCTTGCATGATCCCACCTTCACCAACTGTCTTGGTGGAAACTGCAATGCCCTGGGGCTGCGCGTGCTCAACAGCCAGTCTGTGAACATCTACGGCGCCGGACTGTACAGTTTCTTCAATCACTACAGTACTGCCTGCTCCACCTTCCCTGTCCCGGAGAATTGCCAGAGCGAGATCTTCAGCATTGAGGGAACGACCAAGAACCTGGTCGTTTATTCTCTCAACACTGTTGGCACGACCAATATGATTGTCCGAGACAACAATGTTCTCGCTGTGGTCTCGGATAACCTGGCCACTTTCGCCGCTACCATTGCGTACTTTACTTTCTAG